A genomic window from Acinetobacter chinensis includes:
- a CDS encoding HAD-IA family hydrolase, with translation MLNMSEKPTIIFDMDGTLLDLAYDDQIWNHLLPERYSQIHQCSLEQSKSTLAEFYQEHNHTLKWYSSSFWTSKIGVDVLALQIEFQHKVALRDGCLELLDYLKENRYPCWLATNADLAGLKFKLEITGLAQYFDVIVSSESFGHSKEFPEFWQKLNTQHPFNADQVFFVDDTEKVLQGAQNYGIQNLVTIQQPSSMGNIRQHSAYPMLNRLTDLIPLIEQIEGNKKYA, from the coding sequence ATGCTGAATATGTCTGAAAAACCTACCATCATCTTTGATATGGATGGAACCTTACTCGATCTAGCTTATGATGATCAGATCTGGAATCATCTGCTTCCTGAACGCTATTCCCAGATCCATCAGTGCTCACTGGAACAGAGTAAGTCCACTCTTGCAGAATTTTATCAGGAACACAATCATACCCTGAAATGGTATTCATCCAGCTTCTGGACTTCAAAAATAGGCGTTGATGTACTGGCTCTGCAAATTGAATTTCAGCACAAAGTCGCTTTACGTGACGGTTGTCTTGAATTACTGGATTATCTGAAAGAAAACCGCTATCCCTGCTGGCTTGCGACCAATGCCGATCTGGCAGGATTAAAGTTTAAACTTGAAATCACAGGTCTGGCTCAGTATTTCGATGTGATTGTCAGCAGTGAAAGTTTTGGACATTCCAAAGAGTTTCCTGAGTTCTGGCAAAAGCTGAATACACAGCACCCTTTTAATGCTGATCAGGTGTTCTTTGTAGACGATACTGAAAAGGTTTTACAGGGCGCACAGAATTATGGCATACAGAATCTTGTCACCATTCAGCAACCATCCTCCATGGGCAATATCCGACAGCATAGCGCTTATCCTATGCTGAACCGACTGACTGACTTAATTCCACTGATTGAACAGATTGAGGGAAATAAAAAATATGCCTGA
- a CDS encoding RNA-binding S4 domain-containing protein, which produces MPETAAGIRIDKWLWAARFFKTRSIAKAAIEGGKVHHNGDRVKVSKEVRIGMELTIQQGFDKKTVTVKALSSVRGPAPVAQLLYEETEVSIARRELIATQRKLHNLARPDNRPSKKDRRDINKFKQDNDHQFDRFWSYNDD; this is translated from the coding sequence ATGCCTGAAACCGCTGCGGGTATCCGAATTGATAAATGGCTATGGGCTGCACGATTTTTTAAAACACGCTCTATTGCCAAAGCTGCAATTGAAGGCGGAAAAGTCCACCACAATGGCGATCGGGTAAAAGTTTCCAAAGAAGTCCGTATAGGCATGGAACTGACCATTCAGCAGGGTTTTGACAAAAAAACCGTGACAGTCAAAGCACTCTCCAGTGTCCGGGGTCCTGCTCCAGTCGCCCAGCTTCTTTATGAAGAAACTGAGGTCAGTATTGCACGCAGGGAATTGATTGCAACCCAGAGAAAGTTGCATAATCTAGCCCGACCTGACAATCGGCCAAGTAAAAAAGACCGTCGGGACATCAACAAGTTTAAACAGGACAATGATCACCAGTTTGACCGGTTCTGGTCATATAATGATGATTGA
- the recA gene encoding recombinase RecA, whose amino-acid sequence MDDNKSKALNAALSQIEKQFGKNTVMRLGDNNVQAVEAVSTGSLTLDIALGIGGLPKGRIVEIYGPESSGKTTMTLQAIAQCQKAGGTCAFIDAEHALDPQYARKLGVDIDNLLVSQPDNGEQALEIADMLVRSGAIDMIVVDSVAALTPRAEIEGEMGDSHMGLQARLMSQALRKITGNAKRSNCMVIFINQIRMKIGVMFGSPETTTGGNALKFYASVRLDIRRVGQVKEGDEIVGSETKVKVVKNKMAPPFREALFQILYGKGVNHLGELVDLAVAQELVQKAGAWYSYKGEKIGQGKNNVIRHLEENPQIVQELDKAIREQLLITANAAPAEEKDEEEPDFLDV is encoded by the coding sequence ATGGATGATAACAAAAGTAAGGCGCTGAATGCTGCACTGAGCCAGATTGAAAAACAGTTTGGTAAAAACACAGTCATGCGTCTTGGTGATAATAATGTACAGGCAGTTGAAGCAGTATCCACTGGTTCACTGACTCTTGATATTGCACTGGGTATTGGCGGTCTGCCAAAAGGTCGTATTGTTGAAATCTATGGTCCTGAATCTTCAGGTAAAACCACGATGACCCTCCAGGCCATTGCTCAGTGTCAGAAAGCTGGCGGAACCTGTGCATTCATTGATGCTGAACATGCACTTGATCCACAGTATGCCCGCAAGCTGGGTGTAGATATTGATAACCTGCTGGTTTCTCAGCCTGACAATGGTGAACAGGCGCTTGAAATTGCAGACATGCTGGTGCGCTCTGGTGCGATTGACATGATTGTTGTCGACTCCGTAGCCGCATTGACACCACGTGCTGAAATCGAAGGCGAAATGGGCGATTCGCACATGGGCTTACAGGCTCGTTTAATGAGTCAGGCGCTGCGTAAAATCACCGGTAATGCTAAACGCTCAAACTGCATGGTGATCTTTATTAACCAGATCCGTATGAAAATCGGAGTCATGTTTGGCAGTCCTGAAACGACAACTGGTGGTAATGCACTGAAATTCTATGCTTCTGTACGCCTTGATATCCGCCGTGTCGGTCAGGTTAAAGAAGGTGATGAAATTGTAGGTTCTGAAACTAAAGTCAAAGTTGTTAAAAACAAAATGGCGCCTCCGTTCCGTGAAGCACTGTTCCAGATCCTGTACGGCAAAGGTGTTAACCACTTAGGCGAACTGGTGGATCTGGCTGTGGCACAGGAACTGGTTCAAAAAGCGGGTGCATGGTATTCATATAAAGGCGAAAAAATTGGTCAGGGTAAAAACAATGTGATCCGTCATCTTGAAGAAAACCCTCAGATTGTTCAGGAACTGGATAAAGCAATCCGTGAACAGCTGCTGATTACTGCAAATGCAGCACCTGCTGAAGAAAAAGACGAAGAAGAACCAGATTTTCTGGATGTCTAA
- a CDS encoding regulatory protein RecX, producing the protein MSHPKFTKLIDYEALKEQYGEPDPSIPQKELEKASLRHFSQDHPDPNALSFSSDNQKSDQGLTGTRLRSYAFAVLTRREYSKADLIEKLAMYAQSRDEVIELVNELAKENYQSDLRVAEMMLRSQVRKGKGPNRIKLALRSKSLDRTLIQDDLNEIDWYEQAYQLKIKKYGVKVEKDQKLKAKQIRFLQYRGYEMDVIMKAISRKEDEE; encoded by the coding sequence ATGAGTCACCCCAAATTTACCAAACTGATTGATTATGAAGCCCTGAAAGAACAATATGGGGAACCAGATCCATCCATCCCCCAGAAAGAACTGGAAAAAGCATCTTTAAGGCACTTTTCACAGGATCATCCCGACCCCAATGCCCTCTCATTTTCCAGTGACAACCAGAAGTCCGATCAAGGGCTGACAGGCACACGCTTACGCTCTTATGCTTTTGCCGTCCTCACACGCAGAGAATATTCCAAAGCAGATCTGATAGAAAAACTGGCAATGTACGCACAGAGCCGTGATGAAGTGATAGAACTGGTCAATGAACTTGCCAAAGAAAACTATCAGAGTGATTTACGTGTTGCAGAAATGATGCTGCGCAGTCAGGTACGTAAAGGAAAAGGACCCAACAGGATAAAACTGGCTTTACGCAGTAAAAGCCTGGATAGAACCCTGATCCAGGATGATCTGAATGAAATTGACTGGTATGAACAGGCTTATCAGTTAAAGATTAAAAAATATGGCGTGAAAGTCGAAAAAGATCAGAAGCTCAAAGCCAAGCAAATCCGTTTTTTACAATATCGAGGTTATGAAATGGATGTGATTATGAAAGCAATATCAAGAAAAGAAGATGAAGAATAA
- a CDS encoding tetratricopeptide repeat protein: MLKKHALYALTLTCSASLYANIPIESRGLSQGSNELSSGNSTAVNSTAQVQTNPTWQLIQKNQQLENDIRVLRGKMEEQDNEIEKLKKELTNRYTDLDQRLELLQQKVDPESAASPEEDNQQDTSPSTTGTTGTTGTTGTVNTAVQPKAPVSSTVTPTINAGTTVNVSSQLELEKAAYTIALDAYKQGGAKKAIAPMQNFIKNHPNSVYIGNAYFWLAEFNLAIEPTNYTEAKKNFNIVANQYPNSAKASNALYRLYSIAKDVDRDSVQAAKAKNKILANYPKSEEASYFKK; this comes from the coding sequence ATGCTAAAAAAGCATGCACTTTATGCGCTCACACTTACCTGCTCTGCATCTTTATACGCCAACATCCCAATTGAGTCTCGAGGTCTGAGTCAGGGAAGCAATGAACTTTCTTCTGGCAACAGTACAGCAGTCAACAGCACTGCTCAGGTTCAGACCAATCCAACCTGGCAACTGATACAGAAAAACCAGCAGCTTGAAAATGATATCCGTGTACTTCGTGGAAAAATGGAAGAACAGGACAATGAAATAGAGAAGCTAAAAAAAGAACTGACCAATCGCTATACCGATCTGGATCAGCGACTTGAACTGCTACAACAGAAAGTAGACCCTGAAAGCGCAGCCAGCCCAGAGGAGGATAACCAACAGGATACTTCTCCCAGCACCACAGGCACCACAGGCACCACAGGCACCACAGGCACAGTAAACACAGCTGTACAACCTAAAGCTCCTGTCAGCTCCACAGTCACTCCTACCATCAATGCAGGGACCACAGTCAATGTCAGCTCACAGCTGGAACTGGAAAAAGCAGCCTATACCATTGCTTTAGATGCCTATAAGCAAGGCGGTGCAAAAAAAGCCATTGCACCTATGCAGAATTTTATTAAAAATCATCCCAACAGTGTTTATATTGGCAATGCTTATTTCTGGCTGGCAGAATTTAATCTTGCAATTGAACCGACCAATTACACTGAAGCCAAAAAGAACTTCAATATCGTTGCAAACCAGTATCCAAACTCTGCCAAAGCGTCAAATGCACTTTATCGTCTATACAGCATTGCAAAAGACGTAGATCGTGACTCTGTGCAGGCAGCCAAAGCTAAAAATAAAATTCTTGCCAACTATCCAAAATCCGAAGAAGCCAGCTATTTCAAAAAATAA
- the lpxA gene encoding acyl-ACP--UDP-N-acetylglucosamine O-acyltransferase, giving the protein MSNTELIHPTAIIDSSAVIAPDVQIGPYCIIGPNVSIGVGTRLRSHVVIGGYTRIGEHNDIFQFASVGEECQDLKYKGEETWLEIGDHNSIREHCSLHRGTVQDGGITKVGSHNLLMVNTHIAHDCVVGDHNIFANNVGVAGHVHIGDYVIVGGNSGIHQFCKIDSYSMIGGASLILKDVPAYVMVSGNPAHAYAMNVEGMRRKGWSRDVIQGLRESFRIIYKSGLTTEQAISKIRDEILPTVSEAQLLIDSVESSSRGIVR; this is encoded by the coding sequence ATGAGCAATACAGAACTTATTCACCCTACAGCTATTATTGACTCATCAGCAGTAATTGCACCTGATGTTCAGATTGGACCGTACTGTATTATTGGTCCAAATGTCAGCATTGGGGTTGGTACCCGACTTCGCTCTCATGTTGTAATTGGGGGTTATACCCGAATTGGTGAACATAATGATATTTTTCAGTTCGCCAGTGTCGGAGAAGAGTGCCAGGATTTAAAATATAAGGGTGAAGAGACCTGGCTTGAAATTGGAGATCATAACTCCATTCGTGAGCATTGCAGTCTGCATCGTGGTACGGTTCAGGATGGTGGAATAACCAAAGTAGGTAGTCATAATCTGCTTATGGTCAATACACATATCGCGCATGACTGTGTTGTGGGTGATCACAATATTTTTGCAAATAATGTTGGTGTAGCCGGTCACGTCCACATTGGTGACTATGTCATTGTTGGTGGTAACTCAGGTATTCATCAGTTCTGTAAAATTGATTCCTACAGCATGATTGGTGGAGCTTCTTTGATTCTGAAAGACGTTCCTGCTTATGTGATGGTTTCTGGTAATCCTGCACATGCTTATGCAATGAATGTGGAAGGAATGCGCCGTAAAGGGTGGTCCCGTGATGTTATCCAGGGACTGCGTGAGTCATTCAGAATTATTTATAAATCTGGGCTGACAACCGAACAGGCGATCAGTAAAATCCGTGACGAAATACTGCCAACAGTATCTGAAGCTCAGCTTCTGATTGACTCTGTAGAGAGTTCAAGTCGTGGTATCGTACGTTAA
- the fabZ gene encoding 3-hydroxyacyl-ACP dehydratase FabZ, translating into MTESNSPVFTKPELPMHIQTIREYLPHRYPFLLVDRVVEVTDNGIVGYKNVSINEEFLQGHFPDYPIMPGVLIIEALAQVAGILGFIMNNEKPGPGSLFLFAGAEKVRFKKQVVAGDQLVLKAELVMQKRGIYKYNCIATVDGVVATTAEIIVSHQKIEKA; encoded by the coding sequence ATGACTGAGTCGAATTCTCCTGTGTTTACGAAACCAGAACTGCCAATGCATATTCAAACGATTCGTGAATATTTACCGCATCGTTATCCTTTTTTATTGGTCGATCGCGTAGTTGAAGTAACTGACAATGGTATTGTGGGTTATAAAAATGTTTCCATTAATGAAGAATTTCTTCAGGGGCATTTTCCTGACTATCCAATTATGCCTGGTGTTCTGATTATTGAGGCACTTGCACAGGTTGCCGGTATTCTGGGTTTCATTATGAATAATGAAAAACCAGGACCTGGTTCATTGTTCCTGTTTGCTGGTGCTGAAAAAGTCAGATTTAAAAAACAGGTTGTAGCTGGCGATCAATTGGTCTTAAAAGCAGAACTTGTGATGCAAAAGCGTGGAATTTACAAATATAATTGTATTGCCACAGTTGATGGCGTAGTTGCAACCACAGCGGAAATTATTGTTTCGCATCAGAAAATAGAGAAGGCATGA